A portion of the Thermodesulfobacteriota bacterium genome contains these proteins:
- a CDS encoding cation diffusion facilitator family transporter — protein sequence MKAFRTRLLSIALSLMVSVILLAVKFYTYHITHSSAVLSDALESIINVVAAGFALVSIILAAAPPDKSHPYGHGKIEFFSAGFEGLLIALAAIGIFWTGIPRIFNPLPLPRLESGLLLMAATSGVNLLLGLFLIRMGKKTDSLTLMADGRHVLTDVYTTVGVILGLVLVYFTGWYRLDGIVACAVGVNILFTGMMLVRKSFGGLMDESDPELLQIVSETICRHRRENWIDIHQLRAFRSGALINIDLHLILPADLTLETAHQEADEMEQLIIRRFDGRAVVIIHMDPCTDDDCPVCGKFLCEHRARSQEKSPTWPWQALVRQETEK from the coding sequence ATGAAGGCGTTCCGGACCCGCCTCCTGTCGATCGCATTGTCTCTGATGGTCAGCGTTATACTGCTGGCGGTGAAATTCTACACCTACCATATCACCCATTCTTCAGCCGTTCTGTCCGATGCCCTGGAATCCATCATCAATGTGGTTGCCGCCGGATTTGCCCTGGTCAGTATTATCCTTGCGGCGGCCCCGCCGGACAAAAGCCATCCCTACGGCCACGGTAAAATCGAATTTTTTTCCGCCGGCTTCGAAGGCCTGCTGATCGCCCTGGCCGCCATCGGCATCTTCTGGACCGGCATCCCGCGCATCTTCAATCCCCTGCCCTTACCCCGCCTGGAGTCCGGTCTTCTCTTAATGGCCGCCACCAGCGGCGTCAATCTCCTTCTGGGTCTTTTTCTGATCCGCATGGGCAAAAAAACCGATTCCCTGACCCTGATGGCCGATGGCCGGCATGTACTGACCGATGTGTATACCACCGTCGGCGTCATTCTCGGCCTGGTCCTGGTTTACTTCACCGGCTGGTATCGGCTGGACGGAATTGTAGCCTGCGCCGTGGGCGTCAATATTCTGTTTACCGGAATGATGCTGGTGAGAAAGTCCTTCGGCGGATTGATGGATGAGTCTGATCCGGAACTGCTGCAAATCGTTTCGGAAACCATCTGCCGGCATCGCCGGGAAAACTGGATCGACATCCACCAGTTGCGGGCTTTCCGTTCCGGCGCCCTGATCAACATCGACCTGCATCTGATCCTGCCCGCCGATTTAACTCTGGAAACAGCTCATCAGGAAGCCGACGAGATGGAGCAGTTGATCATCCGGCGTTTTGACGGCAGAGCCGTAGTCATTATTCATATGGATCCATGCACGGACGACGATTGCCCGGTCTGCGGGAAATTTCTTTGCGAACATCGGGCACGTTCACAGGAAAAAAGCCCGACCTGGCCATGGCAGGCTCTGGTCCGGCAGGAGACGGAAAAATAA
- the cysK gene encoding cysteine synthase A, with protein sequence MNIFPGIRHTIGNTPLVRLNRINQGGRATILAKLEYFNPLGSVKDRIAAAMIEAAEREGKIGTGTLIIEPTSGNTGIGLAFVCAVKGYRLCLTMPETMSLERRKLLRHLGAELVLTDGKLGMKGAIAKAVELAAATPGAFMPDQFSNPANPAAHRAATAEEIWRDTGGQVDIFVSGVGTGGTITGVGQAIKARKPSFKAVAVEPAASPVLSGGEPGPHKIQGIGAGFIPGVLDRSVIDEVVAVTNEEAFDTARRLARVEGLLCGISSGAAATAALTIAARPESAGKTIVVILPSTGERYLSTELFSDPA encoded by the coding sequence ATGAACATTTTCCCCGGCATCCGGCACACCATCGGAAATACGCCCCTGGTCCGGCTGAACCGGATCAACCAGGGCGGACGGGCGACGATCCTGGCCAAGCTGGAATACTTCAATCCCCTTGGCAGCGTCAAGGACCGGATCGCCGCGGCCATGATCGAAGCCGCGGAAAGAGAAGGAAAGATCGGGACGGGAACGCTCATCATCGAGCCGACCAGCGGCAACACCGGCATCGGTCTGGCCTTTGTCTGCGCCGTCAAGGGATACCGGCTATGTCTGACCATGCCGGAAACCATGAGTCTGGAACGGAGAAAACTGCTTCGGCACCTGGGCGCGGAACTGGTGCTGACCGACGGGAAGCTGGGCATGAAAGGCGCCATCGCCAAAGCCGTGGAACTGGCGGCCGCTACTCCCGGCGCCTTCATGCCCGATCAGTTCAGCAATCCCGCCAACCCGGCGGCCCACCGGGCCGCCACCGCCGAGGAGATCTGGCGGGACACCGGCGGCCAGGTGGACATCTTCGTTTCAGGCGTGGGCACCGGCGGCACCATCACCGGCGTTGGTCAGGCCATCAAGGCGCGGAAGCCGTCTTTTAAAGCCGTCGCCGTCGAACCCGCCGCGTCACCGGTACTTTCCGGGGGGGAGCCCGGGCCGCACAAGATCCAGGGAATCGGCGCCGGTTTTATTCCCGGCGTGCTGGACCGGTCGGTGATCGACGAAGTCGTTGCGGTGACCAATGAGGAAGCGTTCGATACCGCCCGGCGTCTGGCCAGGGTAGAAGGTCTGCTTTGCGGGATATCATCCGGCGCGGCCGCGACCGCCGCCTTGACCATCGCCGCCCGCCCCGAATCGGCCGGAAAAACCATCGTCGTCATTCTTCCCAGCACCGGCGAGCGTTACCTCAGTACAGAGCTTTTTTCAGATCCTGCCTGA
- the epsC gene encoding serine O-acetyltransferase EpsC: MKSKEGNRRVKKCRTDVAAYSGFRSRLSGIVKNIAAGCDDTKCYAHIDYEQLPSRDAVIDILHRMRAILFPGYFSNGHLDPVNLDYFIGTTVSELFDMLSEQIRRSVRHECFKYDLACTSCAERGHENALALLEAVPALQETLGRDINAISEGDPAAKSYDEIIFSYPGMFAVTVHRIAHILHALGVPLLPRMMSEYVHGETGIDIHPGANIGERFAIDHGTGVVIGETTDIGRNVRMYQGVTLGALSLPKEIVEEMRDKKRHPTIEDDVIIYAGATILGGDTVIGARSVIGGNVWITESVPPDTTVMLETPHLIYRKKGKRA; the protein is encoded by the coding sequence ATGAAAAGCAAAGAGGGAAATCGGCGCGTCAAGAAGTGCCGGACTGATGTGGCGGCGTATTCCGGTTTTCGTTCCCGTCTGTCCGGGATCGTGAAGAATATCGCCGCCGGGTGCGACGACACCAAATGCTATGCCCACATCGATTACGAACAGCTTCCGTCCCGGGACGCGGTGATCGACATTCTGCATAGAATGCGGGCCATTCTTTTCCCGGGGTATTTCAGCAACGGCCATCTTGACCCGGTGAACCTGGATTATTTTATCGGCACCACCGTGTCCGAGCTGTTCGACATGCTATCCGAACAGATCCGCCGGAGCGTCCGGCACGAATGCTTCAAGTACGACCTGGCCTGCACCTCCTGCGCCGAGCGGGGGCACGAAAACGCCCTGGCCCTGCTGGAAGCGGTCCCGGCACTACAGGAGACTCTCGGCCGGGACATCAACGCCATCTCCGAAGGCGACCCGGCGGCCAAAAGCTATGACGAAATCATCTTCAGCTACCCGGGCATGTTCGCCGTCACCGTTCACCGCATCGCGCACATCCTTCACGCCCTCGGCGTTCCGCTGCTGCCGCGCATGATGTCGGAATATGTCCATGGTGAAACCGGCATCGATATCCATCCCGGCGCCAACATCGGCGAACGGTTCGCCATCGATCACGGCACCGGCGTGGTCATCGGCGAAACCACCGATATCGGCCGGAACGTCCGGATGTACCAGGGCGTGACCCTGGGCGCCCTGTCCCTTCCCAAGGAAATTGTGGAGGAAATGAGAGACAAGAAGCGGCATCCCACCATCGAAGACGACGTGATTATCTACGCCGGTGCGACCATCCTGGGCGGGGATACGGTCATCGGCGCCCGGTCGGTCATCGGCGGCAACGTCTGGATCACGGAATCGGTCCCGCCCGACACCACCGTCATGCTGGAGACACCCCATCTGATCTACAGAAAGAAAGGCAAAAGAGCATGA
- the nifS gene encoding cysteine desulfurase NifS has product MTVIYMDNNATTAVAPEVLEVMLPFLRDHYGNPSSMHSFGGQVGRHIAEAREKVAALINASPEEIIFTSCGTESDNTAIRAAIASSPQKKHIITSRVEHPAIKNLCEHLAGNGYRVTWVPVDREGHLDEGYLYNHLTDDTAVVSLMWANNETGVLFPIERIAGKLRERGIVFHTDAVQAAGKVPVDVQKAGVDMLSLSGHKIHAPKGIAALYVRKGTKFSPFLIGGHQERGRRGGTENVAAIVGLGRAAELAGAHLNEIDTRVRAMRDRLEQRLLQVIPHAMINGHKEERLPNTLSISFEFVEGESILLMMDQFGICASSGSACTSGSLEPSHVLRAMGVPFTAAHGSIRFSLSTYNTEAEIDVVIEKLPPIIQRLRELSPFGRDKACKVQ; this is encoded by the coding sequence ATGACGGTAATCTACATGGACAACAACGCCACCACGGCCGTGGCACCGGAGGTTCTGGAAGTCATGCTGCCCTTTCTCAGGGATCATTACGGCAATCCTTCCAGCATGCATTCCTTTGGCGGCCAGGTCGGCCGGCACATTGCCGAAGCGAGGGAGAAAGTGGCGGCCCTGATCAACGCCTCGCCCGAAGAGATCATTTTCACCTCCTGCGGCACGGAAAGCGACAACACCGCCATCCGGGCGGCCATCGCCTCCAGTCCCCAGAAGAAACACATCATCACCAGCCGGGTGGAGCATCCGGCCATAAAAAATTTATGCGAGCACCTGGCCGGAAACGGGTATCGCGTGACCTGGGTGCCCGTTGACCGGGAGGGCCATCTGGATGAAGGATATCTCTACAACCATCTGACCGATGACACGGCCGTTGTCAGCCTCATGTGGGCCAATAATGAAACCGGCGTGCTTTTTCCTATTGAGCGGATTGCCGGCAAGCTCCGGGAGCGGGGCATCGTTTTTCACACCGACGCTGTCCAGGCCGCGGGCAAGGTCCCGGTGGACGTGCAGAAGGCCGGGGTGGACATGCTTTCTCTGTCCGGCCACAAGATTCACGCGCCCAAGGGGATCGCCGCCCTTTATGTCCGCAAAGGCACGAAATTTTCACCCTTCCTAATCGGCGGACACCAGGAACGTGGACGGCGGGGGGGCACAGAGAACGTGGCCGCCATCGTCGGCCTGGGCCGGGCCGCCGAACTGGCCGGCGCCCACCTGAACGAAATCGACACCCGCGTCCGGGCCATGCGGGACCGGCTGGAGCAGAGACTGCTGCAGGTCATTCCCCATGCCATGATCAACGGCCACAAGGAGGAGCGGCTGCCTAACACGTTGAGCATCAGTTTTGAGTTCGTGGAAGGCGAATCCATCCTGCTGATGATGGACCAGTTCGGCATTTGCGCCTCCTCGGGTTCGGCCTGCACTTCCGGATCGCTGGAACCCTCCCACGTGCTCCGGGCCATGGGCGTGCCCTTCACGGCGGCCCACGGCTCCATCCGGTTCAGTTTGAGCACCTATAACACCGAGGCTGAGATTGATGTGGTCATCGAAAAGCTGCCGCCCATTATCCAGCGACTCCGGGAATTGTCGCCGTTCGGGAGGGATAAGGCGTGCAAAGTACAATAG
- the nifU gene encoding Fe-S cluster assembly protein NifU — protein sequence MWEYTDKVKDHFLNPRNVGDIPDADGVGEVGSMACGDALRLTFKLDENKRIQDVKFQTFGCASAIASSSALTEMLMGKTLEEAEKITNDDIADFLGGLPKEKMHCSVMGREALEKAILNYRGEAEKQLDGNLVCECFGVTDKTIERAVRENHLKTVEDVTNYVKAGGGCGKCHENIQKIIDDVYNRQKILITPVSGKMTNIQKIRLIEETLDREIRPALKKDGGSIELIDVDGNKVFVKLTGTCASCKASQVTLKHYVETRLREMVTPDLVVEEVKP from the coding sequence ATGTGGGAATACACGGACAAGGTCAAGGACCATTTTTTAAACCCCCGGAATGTAGGTGATATCCCCGATGCCGACGGGGTTGGGGAGGTGGGCTCCATGGCCTGCGGCGACGCCCTGCGGCTGACCTTCAAGCTCGACGAGAACAAACGCATCCAGGACGTCAAGTTCCAGACCTTCGGCTGCGCCAGCGCCATCGCCTCCTCGTCGGCCCTGACCGAGATGCTCATGGGCAAGACCCTGGAGGAGGCGGAAAAGATCACCAACGACGACATCGCCGACTTCCTGGGCGGACTGCCCAAGGAAAAGATGCACTGCTCGGTCATGGGCCGGGAAGCCCTGGAAAAGGCCATTCTCAATTACCGGGGGGAGGCGGAAAAGCAGCTCGACGGCAACCTGGTCTGCGAGTGCTTCGGGGTTACGGACAAGACCATCGAGCGGGCCGTGCGTGAAAACCATTTAAAGACCGTGGAGGACGTGACCAATTACGTCAAGGCCGGCGGCGGCTGCGGCAAATGCCATGAGAACATCCAGAAGATCATCGATGATGTTTACAACCGGCAGAAAATTCTGATCACGCCGGTGTCAGGTAAAATGACCAACATCCAGAAGATCCGGCTCATCGAGGAAACCCTGGACCGGGAAATCCGGCCGGCCTTGAAGAAGGACGGCGGCAGCATCGAACTGATCGACGTGGACGGTAATAAGGTCTTTGTCAAGCTGACCGGCACGTGCGCCTCCTGCAAGGCCTCCCAGGTGACGCTCAAGCATTATGTGGAAACCCGGCTGCGGGAGATGGTGACCCCGGATCTGGTGGTCGAGGAGGTGAAACCATGA
- a CDS encoding class I SAM-dependent methyltransferase: MTTSRDHWNAIFSKKADTELGWYEKDVSQTIKFLDRIPQDAPAWIFLPGAGTSILVDELLARGHNLILNDISDDALNKLKDRIGSNGKVTWLHHDISKPLPADIPPVDIWIDRAVLHFLLNEQDIQGYFTNLRSAIKPGGWALLAEFSTAGAQKCAGLEVHRYSIEEINRRMGQRFELRDHEEYVYINPFGDSRPYVYTLYKKHDG, translated from the coding sequence ATGACGACATCAAGAGATCACTGGAATGCCATCTTTTCAAAGAAAGCCGATACTGAACTCGGCTGGTATGAGAAGGATGTTTCGCAAACGATCAAATTTCTTGATCGGATTCCGCAGGACGCGCCGGCTTGGATTTTTCTTCCTGGCGCGGGGACATCTATACTGGTCGACGAACTCCTGGCCAGAGGGCACAACCTCATTTTGAATGATATCAGCGACGATGCCCTGAATAAGCTTAAGGACAGAATCGGGTCTAACGGAAAAGTGACGTGGCTTCACCATGACATCTCCAAACCCCTACCGGCAGATATCCCCCCGGTGGATATCTGGATTGATCGTGCCGTTCTCCATTTCCTGCTCAACGAACAGGACATCCAGGGATATTTTACCAACCTACGGTCCGCGATCAAGCCGGGGGGGTGGGCGTTACTGGCAGAGTTTTCAACCGCGGGTGCTCAAAAATGCGCCGGTCTTGAGGTTCATCGTTATTCCATTGAAGAAATCAACAGACGTATGGGACAACGGTTTGAACTCAGGGACCATGAGGAGTATGTCTACATCAATCCATTCGGTGATTCGCGCCCCTATGTATATACATTATATAAAAAACATGACGGCTAA
- a CDS encoding type II toxin-antitoxin system RelE/ParE family toxin, translated as MACKIWLTRDAAEDLNELYAWLSRYDSPQKADHVLEKIEKAFTGLTEHPDRGAYPKELLELGIREYREVFFKPYRIIYRVIGKNVYVLLIVDGRRDMQSVLQRRLLGA; from the coding sequence ATGGCCTGTAAAATATGGCTGACCAGAGACGCGGCCGAAGACCTGAACGAATTATATGCCTGGCTTTCCCGTTACGACTCCCCTCAAAAAGCCGATCATGTCCTGGAAAAAATCGAGAAGGCTTTTACCGGTTTGACCGAACACCCCGACCGCGGCGCTTATCCGAAAGAATTGCTGGAACTGGGGATTCGTGAATACCGGGAAGTTTTTTTCAAGCCTTACCGCATCATTTACCGCGTTATCGGCAAGAACGTCTATGTGCTGTTGATTGTCGACGGCCGTCGTGACATGCAGTCGGTATTGCAACGACGATTGCTGGGCGCATAA
- a CDS encoding type II toxin-antitoxin system Phd/YefM family antitoxin, whose product MRLSGSVRPISYFKSHASEIIKNLNEQREAMIITQNGEAKAVIQDIESYEQTRETMALLKILALGMRQIEEGQVLTAQEVIGRLKKQTEVT is encoded by the coding sequence ATGAGACTGTCCGGCAGTGTCAGACCGATCAGTTATTTTAAGTCACATGCTTCTGAAATCATAAAGAATCTGAACGAGCAGCGGGAAGCCATGATCATCACGCAGAACGGTGAAGCCAAAGCGGTCATCCAGGATATCGAAAGCTATGAGCAAACCCGGGAGACCATGGCGCTTTTGAAAATTCTGGCCCTGGGCATGCGCCAGATCGAGGAGGGCCAGGTATTAACGGCGCAAGAGGTGATTGGCCGGCTGAAGAAACAAACAGAGGTCACCTGA
- a CDS encoding sulfite exporter TauE/SafE family protein, with the protein MEYIVVCVAALIASGLTLFSGFGLGTLLMPVTALFFPIELAIAITAIVHLANNLFKVGLMGGQSEKSVLIKFGVPAVLAALIGATLLNRIGSVPAIYHYIAFGREVEISSIKLVIGILIILFVALELSERFSRIKLDRKWLPLGGVVSGFFGGLSGHQGAFRSMFLLKAGLGKEAFVATGIVLAVMVDLSRMTVYGAGALAYGNNAQWGLAGAASISAFLGAYVGAKILKKVTIRFIQLAVSALLIVVAIGLISGLM; encoded by the coding sequence ATGGAATATATCGTTGTCTGCGTAGCGGCGCTTATTGCATCTGGTCTTACCTTGTTTTCAGGTTTTGGTTTGGGCACACTACTGATGCCGGTAACAGCCCTTTTTTTCCCAATAGAACTTGCCATCGCCATTACCGCGATAGTCCATCTTGCGAATAACCTGTTCAAAGTGGGTTTGATGGGCGGGCAGTCTGAAAAATCCGTCCTAATCAAGTTTGGCGTTCCTGCCGTCCTAGCCGCCCTTATAGGTGCAACACTGCTCAATCGGATAGGATCAGTCCCAGCCATCTATCATTACATAGCTTTTGGCCGAGAGGTCGAAATCTCGTCAATAAAACTGGTAATCGGAATTCTTATTATTCTATTTGTTGCCCTGGAACTGTCAGAGCGTTTTTCACGAATTAAACTTGATAGGAAGTGGTTGCCTTTAGGTGGAGTCGTTAGCGGCTTCTTCGGAGGACTTTCCGGTCACCAGGGCGCCTTCAGGAGCATGTTTTTGCTTAAGGCCGGCCTCGGTAAGGAAGCATTCGTTGCAACCGGTATTGTACTTGCGGTCATGGTGGATTTATCTCGAATGACAGTATATGGTGCAGGCGCCTTGGCGTATGGGAATAACGCCCAGTGGGGGCTGGCAGGTGCTGCCAGCATTTCCGCCTTTCTCGGGGCTTACGTCGGAGCCAAAATACTGAAAAAGGTTACCATTCGTTTCATACAGTTGGCTGTATCCGCCTTACTGATAGTTGTTGCTATCGGACTTATTTCAGGCTTAATGTGA
- a CDS encoding molecular chaperone TorD family protein, translated as MNQKVIEPEVFQALSRLFSYPENLPDTGAFKALLPAPDVPEACDPGKMSLTALQNQYVRLFINAYPEAPCPPYGSYYLEGVIMGPSTIILEQLYQSYGFETGEPADHIAVELEFLALLSLMLRQAGEGEESERILADYRFVLEHLRSWLALFFKSIQSVDDAGCYLTFSGYVEKVFSIM; from the coding sequence ATGAATCAGAAGGTGATAGAACCGGAGGTGTTCCAAGCGCTTTCCCGATTGTTCAGCTATCCGGAAAACTTGCCGGATACCGGCGCTTTCAAGGCCTTGTTGCCTGCTCCTGACGTGCCGGAGGCCTGTGATCCGGGAAAAATGAGCCTGACCGCTCTGCAAAACCAGTATGTCCGGCTGTTCATCAACGCCTATCCGGAAGCACCCTGTCCACCATACGGCTCTTATTACTTGGAAGGAGTCATCATGGGGCCGTCCACCATTATCCTGGAGCAACTCTATCAGTCCTATGGTTTTGAAACCGGCGAACCGGCCGATCACATCGCCGTGGAGCTGGAGTTTCTGGCGTTGTTGTCGCTGATGCTCCGCCAGGCCGGGGAAGGGGAGGAGTCGGAGAGAATTCTGGCGGACTACCGTTTTGTTCTGGAGCATCTGCGCTCCTGGCTGGCCTTGTTTTTCAAGAGCATTCAAAGTGTTGATGACGCCGGTTGTTATCTGACATTCTCCGGGTATGTCGAGAAGGTGTTTTCCATAATGTAA
- the nrfD gene encoding NrfD/PsrC family molybdoenzyme membrane anchor subunit codes for MTIRKKTGLGVTGLLMLAGLVAWVIQYREGLVLTHLQNSYSWGLYISTLAFFVGNAAGGLVLSSMIYLFGVTELKPFARIGALAAFANVTAAMLIVLPDMGQPFRVINLLLHPQFLSPLIWDIIVLSLYAGLSLTYLVLLMLPDIAAGPFKGLLPSDPEAFSDRWARRIAPFSLVAAIGIHVVTAWIFATQGAREWWHSAVMAPDFVAAAMASGTAFVMLIALMAYGLKEGHRQAYRIMAVFIAVCLFIHLFLMYNDFVINAWYGNDEALGALKITLQENLGVHLYEVLAPLAGVILLLNRRARERAGVMMTACLLLVSGIFAHRLLIMPAAFNHMPLTIHPFGIQNLSWPVPVASGRFSPMTDTFVSHYHYFPSAVEIVITLGVMAYACFLLIIAIDRLPILKKADS; via the coding sequence ATGACCATACGCAAAAAAACGGGTCTTGGCGTCACCGGCCTGCTGATGCTGGCCGGACTGGTTGCCTGGGTGATCCAGTACCGGGAAGGACTGGTGCTGACCCATCTGCAGAATTCCTATTCCTGGGGATTGTACATATCCACCCTGGCCTTTTTCGTGGGCAATGCCGCCGGCGGGCTGGTGCTCAGTTCCATGATTTATCTGTTCGGCGTGACCGAATTAAAACCGTTTGCCCGCATCGGCGCCCTGGCCGCTTTTGCCAACGTGACCGCCGCCATGCTGATCGTTCTGCCGGACATGGGCCAGCCGTTCCGGGTCATCAACCTCCTGCTTCATCCCCAGTTTTTAAGCCCGCTGATCTGGGACATCATTGTGTTGAGCCTGTATGCCGGGCTGTCGCTGACTTACCTTGTCCTGCTCATGCTCCCGGACATTGCCGCCGGTCCGTTCAAGGGGTTGCTGCCGTCTGATCCGGAAGCCTTTTCGGATAGATGGGCCAGACGGATCGCCCCCTTTTCCCTGGTGGCCGCCATCGGCATTCATGTGGTCACGGCCTGGATATTCGCCACTCAGGGCGCCCGGGAATGGTGGCATTCGGCGGTAATGGCGCCGGATTTCGTGGCGGCGGCCATGGCCTCGGGCACGGCCTTTGTAATGCTGATCGCCCTGATGGCATACGGCCTGAAGGAAGGCCACCGCCAGGCTTACCGGATCATGGCCGTTTTTATCGCCGTCTGTCTCTTTATTCACCTGTTTCTGATGTACAACGATTTCGTGATCAATGCCTGGTACGGGAACGATGAGGCGCTGGGTGCGCTGAAGATCACCCTTCAGGAAAATCTGGGCGTGCATCTGTATGAGGTGCTGGCGCCCCTGGCCGGCGTCATATTGCTCTTAAACCGACGGGCCCGGGAACGTGCCGGGGTCATGATGACCGCCTGCCTGCTGCTGGTCTCGGGCATTTTCGCCCATCGGCTACTGATCATGCCCGCGGCCTTCAACCACATGCCCCTGACCATCCACCCCTTTGGGATTCAGAATCTTTCCTGGCCGGTCCCGGTCGCATCAGGCCGGTTTTCCCCCATGACCGACACCTTTGTATCTCATTATCATTATTTCCCCAGCGCCGTTGAAATCGTGATCACCCTGGGGGTGATGGCCTATGCCTGTTTTCTGCTCATCATCGCCATCGACCGGCTGCCCATCCTGAAAAAGGCGGATTCATGA
- a CDS encoding 4Fe-4S dicluster domain-containing protein, protein MRRGMVIDLEKCIGCRSCAVACKQHNAQPAGTWWNRVVTPGSDHHLTPPVKGRSYFLPIHCQHCANAPCVKVCPVQATYVTEAGEVLVDFERCIGCRYCMAACPYGVRQFNWEDPARAMKKYEYQTGYRFGFPDEYRLDGRLVYMPARIKGTVEKCNFCVHYAAQGLDPACVRGCPGKARFVGDLDDPDSTVSRLIAEKNGFTLLADKGTKPNVYYLPPARKEG, encoded by the coding sequence ATGAGAAGAGGAATGGTTATCGATCTTGAAAAATGCATCGGCTGCCGCTCCTGCGCCGTGGCCTGCAAACAGCACAACGCCCAGCCGGCCGGAACCTGGTGGAACCGGGTGGTAACGCCGGGCAGCGACCATCATTTGACGCCGCCGGTCAAGGGACGGTCCTATTTTCTGCCCATCCATTGCCAGCATTGCGCCAACGCGCCCTGCGTCAAGGTCTGTCCGGTTCAGGCCACCTATGTCACGGAGGCGGGCGAAGTGCTGGTGGATTTCGAACGCTGCATCGGCTGCCGTTACTGCATGGCCGCCTGTCCCTACGGCGTGCGCCAGTTCAACTGGGAAGACCCGGCCCGCGCCATGAAAAAATATGAATACCAGACTGGATATCGTTTCGGCTTTCCGGACGAATATCGGCTCGACGGCCGGCTGGTGTATATGCCGGCGCGAATCAAGGGCACGGTGGAAAAGTGCAATTTCTGCGTGCATTACGCCGCTCAAGGGCTCGATCCGGCCTGCGTCCGCGGATGCCCGGGCAAAGCCCGGTTCGTCGGCGACCTGGACGATCCGGACAGCACGGTGTCCCGCCTGATAGCGGAGAAGAACGGCTTTACCCTGCTGGCCGACAAGGGAACAAAGCCCAATGTTTATTACCTGCCGCCGGCGCGAAAGGAGGGATAA